A single region of the Halodesulfovibrio aestuarii DSM 17919 = ATCC 29578 genome encodes:
- a CDS encoding amino acid ABC transporter ATP-binding protein encodes MPSENNTPILQMQNICKNLSGKEILRSVSLDIKRGELKVLIGPSGAGKSTFLQCINYLLIPEHGQIVLEGNVVDTDSKKELYGYRQQVGMIFQDFNLFDHLTALDNVAIALRKVKGMSKKQARDIAKKELDRVGLSDKGDLYPAELSGGQKQRVAIARALAMEPKVLLLDEPTSALDPELVGEVLSVIRDLAKEGLTMIMATHQMDFARALADEIVFMQQGEIIEHGSPAELLKEGSGTRTADFCNKLSDMCEELD; translated from the coding sequence ATGCCAAGTGAGAACAACACCCCGATTCTGCAGATGCAAAACATCTGTAAGAACCTTAGCGGGAAAGAAATTTTACGATCTGTTTCTCTCGATATTAAACGGGGAGAGCTTAAAGTACTCATCGGGCCTTCCGGTGCGGGTAAGTCCACCTTTCTGCAGTGTATTAACTATCTGCTTATACCGGAACACGGACAGATTGTCCTTGAAGGTAATGTTGTTGATACGGACAGTAAAAAAGAACTGTACGGTTATCGACAACAGGTCGGTATGATCTTTCAAGACTTCAATCTATTTGATCATCTTACAGCATTGGATAATGTCGCGATTGCTCTACGCAAAGTAAAGGGCATGAGCAAAAAGCAGGCACGTGACATCGCGAAGAAAGAGTTAGACCGTGTTGGCCTTTCTGACAAAGGCGATTTGTACCCTGCAGAGCTTTCTGGTGGCCAGAAGCAGCGTGTTGCTATTGCTCGTGCGCTTGCCATGGAGCCCAAAGTCCTTTTACTGGACGAGCCGACTTCTGCGCTTGACCCGGAATTGGTCGGCGAAGTTCTTTCTGTTATCCGTGATCTTGCAAAGGAAGGGCTTACTATGATTATGGCAACCCACCAGATGGACTTTGCACGCGCACTTGCAGATGAAATTGTATTTATGCAGCAGGGTGAGATTATCGAACACGGTTCTCCTGCAGAGCTCCTTAAAGAAGGTTCCGGCACTCGTACCGCAGACTTCTGCAACAAGTTGTCTGATATGTGTGAGGAGCTTGACTAG
- a CDS encoding amino acid ABC transporter permease — protein MLEQLAVILDALPYILQGALVTLVIVGGAMSLGLVMGIPMAVGLVYGPRLVRFILGFYVWFFRGVPILTLMFLFYFGIFDLLGLNLSALAATSIVLGMTSAAYQSQIFRGSIEALPQGQLKASRALGMSDMQGVCSIILPQALRLSIPGWSNEFSIILKDSALAYVVGAMDMFTRTHFVASRTYEHLTLFITAGAIYFIITMVGVRLLLALEKKVRIPGYTT, from the coding sequence ATGCTAGAACAGTTAGCAGTAATATTAGACGCGCTACCATATATTTTGCAAGGCGCGCTCGTGACGTTAGTAATCGTCGGCGGGGCTATGAGCCTCGGACTCGTCATGGGCATTCCTATGGCAGTCGGCTTGGTCTATGGGCCACGATTAGTTCGCTTTATTCTGGGCTTTTACGTCTGGTTTTTCCGTGGGGTGCCGATTCTGACGCTTATGTTCCTTTTCTATTTCGGCATCTTTGATTTACTGGGGCTTAATTTATCTGCTCTCGCCGCCACGTCCATTGTGTTGGGGATGACAAGTGCTGCGTACCAGTCTCAGATTTTCAGGGGCTCTATCGAAGCCTTACCTCAGGGACAGCTGAAAGCTTCCCGCGCGTTGGGTATGTCTGATATGCAAGGTGTTTGTTCTATCATTTTGCCACAGGCACTGCGTTTGTCTATTCCCGGATGGTCCAACGAATTTTCTATTATTCTTAAAGACTCTGCATTGGCTTATGTTGTAGGTGCTATGGATATGTTTACACGCACACACTTTGTTGCGTCACGAACCTATGAGCATCTGACTTTGTTTATAACAGCTGGTGCAATTTACTTTATCATTACTATGGTGGGCGTAAGATTGCTGCTCGCTCTTGAAAAGAAAGTCCGTATTCCGGGCTATACCACGTAA